The Alnus glutinosa chromosome 7, dhAlnGlut1.1, whole genome shotgun sequence genome includes a region encoding these proteins:
- the LOC133872995 gene encoding ubiquinol oxidase 2, mitochondrial-like — protein sequence MMRQGGARLAGSMLAAFDARLFSHSATAARGVANGKSVLAGIMNGNATNTLGASWIAGVRNFSAVAQQQQQVENGKPSISISENDKAEKKEIVSYWGVPSGKIVKKDGTDWRWTCFRPWEAYQADLSIDLKKHHVPATFMDKLAFWTVKSLRWPTDLFFQRRYGCRAMMLETVAAVPGMVGGLLLHCKSLRRFEQSGGWIKALLEEAENERMHLMTFMEVSDPRWYERALVFTVQGVFFNAYFLGYIISPKFAHRVVGYLEEEAIHSYTEFLKELDKGTIENVPAPAIAVDYWQLPADSTLRDVVMVVRADEAHHRDVNHFAADIHYQGRELRESPAPLGYH from the exons ATGATGCGTCAAGGTGGGGCCAGGCTCGCCGGATCTATGCTGGCCGCGTTCGACGCGCGCCTCTTCTCTCACTCCGCCACCGCCGCCCGTGGCGTGGCCAACGGAAAATCTGTTTTGGCCGGAATCATGAACGGGAACGCGACCAATACGTTAGGCGCGAGTTGGATCGCCGGCGTCCGGAACTTCAGCGCCGTGgcgcagcagcagcagcaggtGGAGAACGGTAAGCCAAGTATTTCCATTAGTGAGAACGATAAGGCCGAGAAGAAGGAGATTGTGAGTTATTGGGGCGTGCCGTCTGGGAAGATTGTGAAAAAGGATGGCACCGATTGGAGGTGGACTTGCTTTAGG CCATGGGAGGCGTACCAAGCGGATCTTTCAATTGATCTGAAGAAGCACCACGTGCCCGCTACGTTTATGGACAAATTGGCTTTTTGGACCGTCAAATCCCTCAGATGGCCGACTGACTTGTTCTTTCAG AGGCGATATGGATGCCGGGCAATGATGCTAGAAACTGTAGCTGCTGTTCCGGGCATGGTGGGAGGCTTGTTGCTGCACTGCAAGTCACTGAGGCGCTTCGAGCAAAGCGGCGGTTGGATCAAAGCCCTGCTGGAAGAAGCTGAGAATGAGCGTATGCACCTCATGACCTTCATGGAGGTATCCGACCCCAGGTGGTACGAGCGCGCTCTTGTGTTTACTGTCCAAGGTGTTTTCTTCAATGCTTACTTCTTGGGCTATATCATCTCTCCGAAATTCGCTCACCGTGTGGTGGGTTACCTCGAGGAGGAGGCAATACACTCGTACACCGAGTTCCTCAAGGAACTCGACAAGGGCACTATCGAGAACGTGCCGGCTCCGGCCATTGCCGTTGATTACTGGCAGCTGCCGGCGGACTCAACCTTACGCGATGTTGTCATGGTTGTGAGAGCGGATGAGGCTCACCACCGCGATGTCAACCACTTTGCAGCT GACATACATTATCAAGGACGTGAGTTGAGGGAGTCTCCTGCTCCACTTGGTTATCACTGA